The Flexivirga oryzae DNA window CGTCGCGGGCGCGTTGCCAGTCGGCACTGGTCGAGACATAGAGGTCACCGCTCGCCAGCGCCACCGCGAGACCGCGCAGGGTGTCGCGGCGACGTTGCGGCATGGCGAGGGTCGCGTCGTCGGCATCGGCGACGACGGCCGGGTCGGGGAACGTCGCGGTGAGTCCGCCGTCCGGGTCGGCGACGCGCACCCCGTATGCCGCCACGAGCCGGCCGGCGTGGGTGCGGGCGGCACGGGTCGAGATCTGCTGCCCGATCACCAGGCGCAGTGCCAGCTCGGCGCCGTCGACGGTCCGGGGCACCCGTCGCCCGGGTGCGCCGGCCACCATGGCCGCCAGTCGTGGGTCACGGCCCAGGTCGGCGTCGATCGCCTCCGGGTCGGCGTCCAGGTCGAGCAGCCATCGACACCGGCTGATCGCGACCGGCAGGTCGCCGAGGTCGCGCAGCCAAACCCGGGCCGCGACGTGGTCCTGCTGCGGGCGCAGCGCGACGATCGCCGGCCCGGACGGCAGCCGCATCGTGCGTCGGTAGGCACCGTCCCGCCACTCCTCCACCCCGGGCACCGCGGTCGCCACGAGATGCCCGAAGAGGTTGTCGACACACAGGGGGCGGCGGAACGGCAACCGCAGCTGCAGGTGATGCCAGGCAGGGTCCACGCCGTCCGGGGTCACCGCGGAGATCCTTGCCTTGGCACGCAATTCACGCGGCGCCATGGCGAACACCTCCCGCATGGTGTCGTTGAACGACCGGATGCTGCCGAAGCCCGCGGCGTGCGCGACCTGGGTCAGCGGCAGGGTCGTGGTCTCGACGAGGACGCGCGCGGTCTGCGCCCGTTGCGCACGCGCGAGCGCGAGCGGTGACGCGCCGAGTTCGGCACGCACCTGACGTTCGATCTGACGAGTGCTGTAACCGAGCCGCCGCGCCAGTCCGGCGATCCCTTCCCGGTCCACCACGCCATCGGCGATCAACCGCATGGCACGCGCGACCAGATCGGCTCGGACGTTCCACTCCGGGGATCCCGGGCTCGCGTCCGGGCGGCACCGCTTGCACGCCCGGAACCCGCCGGCCTGTGCTGCAGCCGCGCTCGGGTAGAAGGTGATGTTGCGCGCCTTCGGCGGCGTCGCCGGACAGCTCGGCCGGCAGTAGATCCCGGTCGTGCGCACGGCTGTGACGAACCAGCCGTCGAAGCGCGAATCCCGCGCCCGCACGGCGGTCAGGCACGTCTGCGGATCGGTGAGCACGGGTCCAGTCTGCGCTCCGCCACCGACAATGACTCGCAGAAAAGCGACGTGTCGATTTTCTGCCAGTCCGGCAGGTCGGAGTCGGCATCCCGAGATCCCGCGTAACGGATCGAACGTCCCGCCGCGTCAGGACCAATACGAAGGTGCCCGGCGATCGGCCGAGGCACCGCGACCAGGGGAGGTCCGATGAACAGCTCACGCGCGCGCACCACCGGATGGGCGGTGGCCGCGGCCTGCGCCGTGGCGTGCTCGATACCCGCGGCGGCCAGTGCCACGGCGTCAGGGGCGGCGCCGAATGCCGGAACCACACAACTGTGCAACGGCACGTGGCAACCCGCGCCGACGAACGGCCTACCGAAGTCGTTCAGTGCCTGGGACGTCAAGGTCTTCGGCCCGAACGACGTCGTGTTGTCGGGCGCGT harbors:
- a CDS encoding AlkA N-terminal domain-containing protein, whose protein sequence is MLTDPQTCLTAVRARDSRFDGWFVTAVRTTGIYCRPSCPATPPKARNITFYPSAAAAQAGGFRACKRCRPDASPGSPEWNVRADLVARAMRLIADGVVDREGIAGLARRLGYSTRQIERQVRAELGASPLALARAQRAQTARVLVETTTLPLTQVAHAAGFGSIRSFNDTMREVFAMAPRELRAKARISAVTPDGVDPAWHHLQLRLPFRRPLCVDNLFGHLVATAVPGVEEWRDGAYRRTMRLPSGPAIVALRPQQDHVAARVWLRDLGDLPVAISRCRWLLDLDADPEAIDADLGRDPRLAAMVAGAPGRRVPRTVDGAELALRLVIGQQISTRAARTHAGRLVAAYGVRVADPDGGLTATFPDPAVVADADDATLAMPQRRRDTLRGLAVALASGDLYVSTSADWQRARDGLLALPGIGPWTVEGVAMRALGDPDAFPASDLGVRQAMAALGLPDRGTAQLRASAPWRPWRAYAVQHLWASGSHEINRLPDQARSDG